One Kribbella sp. NBC_00662 genomic region harbors:
- a CDS encoding type II toxin-antitoxin system VapB family antitoxin: protein MTRISVDVNDEWLEAARAELGTDTKVETINGALRELAVRRRGREIAEIFASAPMDFSGSAEAWRYGGGRDLEGLADRAREDRSA, encoded by the coding sequence ATGACGCGCATCTCCGTGGACGTGAACGACGAGTGGCTCGAGGCAGCGAGAGCCGAGCTGGGCACCGACACCAAGGTGGAGACCATCAACGGTGCTCTGCGCGAGCTGGCCGTGCGACGGCGCGGGAGGGAGATCGCCGAGATCTTCGCCAGCGCGCCGATGGACTTCTCGGGCTCGGCCGAAGCGTGGCGTTATGGCGGCGGTCGCGATCTCGAGGGTTTGGCCGACCGTGCCCGGGAGGACCGGAGCGCATGA
- a CDS encoding DUF1707 domain-containing protein — MSLEQPPPGHRASDNDRERAAAVVQEAHTDGRLDFEELDERLTQIYSAKTHLELRNATADLIPVAHGSSQELILRARHSAQKREGAWVVPERLTAIAEHSSVKLDFTDAVVHWADIHVDAHAIHSSVVMVIPEGWSVDIDQVDVHHSSAKNKAVAPRPGGVRLHVTGKAKHANVIVRHPRKRHWWWPWYRK, encoded by the coding sequence ATGAGTCTGGAGCAGCCGCCGCCCGGTCACCGGGCATCCGACAACGACCGCGAACGTGCCGCCGCCGTGGTCCAGGAAGCGCATACCGACGGGCGGCTGGACTTCGAGGAACTGGACGAGCGGCTGACGCAGATCTACTCGGCCAAGACCCACCTAGAACTGCGCAACGCGACCGCCGACCTGATACCCGTCGCCCACGGCAGCTCCCAGGAACTCATCCTCCGGGCGAGGCACAGCGCACAGAAGCGCGAGGGCGCGTGGGTCGTGCCTGAACGGCTGACCGCGATCGCGGAACACTCCTCGGTCAAACTCGACTTCACCGACGCGGTGGTGCACTGGGCCGACATCCACGTCGACGCCCACGCCATTCATAGCTCGGTCGTGATGGTCATCCCGGAGGGCTGGAGCGTGGACATCGACCAGGTCGACGTCCACCACAGCAGCGCCAAGAACAAAGCCGTCGCCCCACGCCCCGGCGGCGTCCGCCTCCACGTCACCGGCAAGGCCAAACACGCCAACGTCATCGTCCGCCACCCCCGCAAACGCCACTGGTGGTGGCCCTGGTACCGCAAGTGA
- a CDS encoding type 1 glutamine amidotransferase → MTTLLMIENDQDSGPGKLLGWLDDRGITPVVVRAWDGEPVPTTVDGHAGLIMLGGGLLPDEDDRAPWLAAERELLRNAHGRVPVLGICLGGQLVAHTFGGEVKGKYGLPEKGVTSLTVLPAAADDPLVRELPSTVRAVESHQDQITRLPEDAVLLMSSERCPNQMLRVGDRTWGVQFHPEVAADRVRRWNPHKLRSMGFDPASVLADAERYAEELDKTWSAVAGTFLSFCSDR, encoded by the coding sequence GTGACGACCCTGCTGATGATCGAGAACGACCAGGACAGCGGTCCGGGCAAGTTGCTCGGCTGGCTCGATGACCGTGGAATCACTCCCGTCGTCGTCCGGGCCTGGGACGGTGAGCCGGTTCCCACGACCGTGGACGGTCATGCGGGGCTGATCATGCTCGGCGGCGGTCTGCTGCCCGACGAGGACGACCGTGCGCCGTGGCTGGCGGCGGAGCGTGAGTTGCTGCGTAATGCGCACGGCCGGGTGCCGGTGCTCGGGATCTGTCTGGGCGGCCAACTGGTCGCGCACACGTTCGGCGGCGAGGTGAAGGGGAAGTACGGGCTGCCGGAGAAGGGTGTGACGTCGCTGACAGTTCTGCCTGCTGCCGCGGACGATCCGCTGGTCCGCGAGCTGCCGTCGACGGTGCGGGCGGTCGAGAGTCACCAGGACCAGATCACCCGGCTGCCGGAGGACGCCGTACTGCTGATGTCGAGTGAGCGCTGCCCGAACCAGATGCTGCGCGTCGGCGACCGGACCTGGGGTGTGCAGTTCCACCCGGAGGTCGCGGCAGATCGGGTACGGCGATGGAATCCGCACAAGCTGCGCTCGATGGGGTTCGACCCGGCCAGCGTGCTCGCGGACGCCGAGCGGTACGCCGAGGAGCTGGACAAGACGTGGTCGGCGGTCGCCGGGACGTTCTTGTCGTTCTGCTCGGACCGGTAG
- the dxr gene encoding 1-deoxy-D-xylulose-5-phosphate reductoisomerase has protein sequence MNSRSVVILGSTGSIGTTALELIGRNRDRFRVLALSGGGHNVGLLAQQALEFDVEVVAVAKATVAQDLQLAFYAEAQRKGYAQGEFRIPKIVTGPDASSELAAMPCDVVLNGINGSVGLHATLAALDAGNTLALANKESLVIGGPIVTRRAKPGQIVAVDSEHSAIAQCLRGGTPNEVRKLILTASGGPFLGRPRSELADVTVEQALAHPNFAMGPVVTINSATLVNKGLELIEAHLLFGIPMDRIDVVIHRQQAIHSMVEFFDGATIAQVGVPTMTVPIGLALGWPDRIADASPPWNFAEASTWTFQPVDDTEFPSVGLAREAGTRGGTAPAVFNAANEVCVEAFRAGRLPFTGIVDTVARVVTEHDVPSYVELSVDDVLAADAWARKRAREITGGVQENQKA, from the coding sequence GTGAACTCACGCAGCGTCGTCATCCTCGGTTCGACCGGCTCGATCGGTACTACGGCGCTCGAGCTCATCGGCCGGAACCGGGACCGCTTCCGCGTGCTCGCGCTGTCCGGCGGCGGGCACAACGTCGGGCTGCTCGCGCAGCAGGCCCTCGAGTTCGACGTCGAGGTCGTCGCGGTCGCGAAGGCCACGGTCGCGCAGGACCTGCAGTTGGCGTTCTACGCCGAGGCGCAGCGGAAGGGGTACGCGCAGGGCGAGTTCCGGATCCCGAAGATCGTCACCGGGCCGGACGCCTCCAGCGAGCTCGCCGCGATGCCGTGTGACGTGGTTCTCAACGGCATCAACGGATCCGTCGGCCTGCACGCGACGCTGGCCGCGCTGGACGCCGGGAACACCCTCGCGCTCGCGAACAAGGAATCGCTGGTGATCGGCGGGCCGATCGTCACGCGGCGGGCCAAACCGGGCCAGATCGTCGCGGTCGACTCCGAGCACAGCGCGATCGCCCAGTGCCTGCGCGGTGGTACGCCGAACGAGGTCCGCAAGCTCATCCTGACCGCGAGTGGCGGCCCGTTCCTCGGCCGTCCCCGCAGCGAGCTCGCGGACGTCACCGTGGAGCAAGCCCTTGCCCACCCGAACTTCGCGATGGGCCCAGTGGTCACGATCAACTCCGCCACGCTGGTGAACAAGGGCCTGGAGCTGATCGAGGCGCATCTGTTGTTCGGGATCCCGATGGACCGGATCGACGTCGTGATCCACCGGCAGCAGGCGATCCACTCGATGGTCGAGTTCTTCGACGGCGCCACGATCGCCCAGGTCGGCGTACCGACGATGACGGTGCCGATCGGGCTCGCGCTCGGCTGGCCTGACCGGATAGCGGACGCTTCGCCGCCGTGGAACTTCGCCGAAGCGAGCACCTGGACGTTCCAGCCGGTCGACGACACCGAGTTCCCGTCGGTCGGCCTGGCCCGCGAGGCAGGCACCCGGGGCGGTACGGCGCCGGCCGTGTTCAACGCCGCGAACGAGGTCTGCGTGGAGGCGTTCCGCGCCGGTCGGCTGCCGTTCACCGGGATCGTCGACACAGTCGCCCGGGTGGTGACCGAACACGACGTACCCTCGTATGTGGAACTGTCCGTCGACGACGTGCTCGCCGCGGACGCGTGGGCCCGAAAGCGGGCTCGTGAGATCACCGGCGGCGTACAGGAGAACCAGAAGGCATGA
- a CDS encoding MmcQ/YjbR family DNA-binding protein, giving the protein MATFEDVERLVAQLPETEETTRHGHRTWSVGGKGYAWERPFSKADLKRYGDETPPDGPILAITVEDLAEKEAVLAARADDGFFTIPHFNGYAAVLVELDKVPEDALREALLDGWLVHAPAAVAKAHLDGR; this is encoded by the coding sequence ATGGCGACCTTCGAAGACGTGGAACGGCTGGTTGCCCAGCTGCCCGAGACCGAGGAGACGACTCGGCACGGCCACCGGACCTGGTCCGTCGGCGGCAAGGGGTATGCGTGGGAGCGGCCGTTCAGCAAGGCGGACCTGAAGCGGTACGGCGACGAGACGCCGCCCGACGGGCCGATCCTGGCGATCACGGTCGAGGACCTGGCCGAGAAGGAAGCCGTGCTGGCCGCGCGCGCAGACGACGGGTTCTTCACGATTCCGCACTTCAACGGGTACGCCGCGGTGCTCGTGGAGCTCGACAAGGTGCCCGAAGACGCGCTCCGGGAGGCCCTGCTCGACGGGTGGCTGGTGCACGCGCCAGCCGCGGTGGCGAAGGCACACCTGGACGGGCGGTAA
- the ispG gene encoding flavodoxin-dependent (E)-4-hydroxy-3-methylbut-2-enyl-diphosphate synthase: protein MSINLGMPALPPPTLAPRRKTRQIKVGSVLVGGDAPISVQSMTTTPTNDVNKTLQQIAELTAAGCDIVRVACPRQEDADALKEIAQHSQIPVIADIHFQPSYVFAAIEAGCAAVRVNPGNIRKFDDQVKEIAQAAKDHGTSLRIGVNAGSLDRRLLEKYGKATPEALVESAVWEASLFEEHDFHDFKISVKHNDPVVMVQAYEMLAERGDWPLHLGVTEAGPAFQGTIKSSVAFGALLSKGIGDTIRVSLSAPPVEEVKVGLQILQSLNLRERKLEIVSCPSCGRAQVDVYTLAEQVTAGLEGMEVPLRVAVMGCVVNGPGEAREADLGVASGNGKGQIFVKGEVIKTVPESAIVETLIEEAMRIAETMETTGDAGEPTVTVS from the coding sequence ATGAGCATCAACCTGGGCATGCCGGCACTGCCGCCCCCGACTCTCGCGCCGCGCCGCAAGACCCGTCAGATCAAGGTCGGCAGCGTGCTGGTCGGCGGCGACGCGCCGATCTCGGTGCAGTCGATGACCACCACGCCGACCAACGACGTCAACAAGACGCTGCAGCAGATCGCCGAGCTGACCGCGGCGGGCTGCGACATCGTCCGGGTCGCCTGCCCGCGGCAGGAGGACGCCGACGCGCTGAAGGAGATCGCGCAGCACTCGCAGATCCCGGTGATCGCCGACATCCACTTCCAGCCGAGCTACGTGTTCGCCGCGATCGAGGCGGGTTGCGCGGCGGTCCGGGTGAACCCGGGGAACATCCGCAAGTTCGACGACCAGGTCAAGGAGATCGCCCAGGCGGCGAAGGACCACGGTACGTCGCTGCGCATCGGCGTGAACGCGGGTTCGCTGGACAGGCGGCTGCTGGAGAAGTACGGCAAGGCGACGCCCGAGGCGCTGGTCGAGTCGGCCGTGTGGGAGGCGTCGCTGTTCGAGGAGCACGACTTCCACGACTTCAAGATCTCGGTCAAGCACAACGACCCGGTCGTGATGGTGCAGGCGTACGAGATGCTCGCCGAGCGGGGCGACTGGCCGCTGCACCTCGGCGTGACCGAGGCCGGTCCGGCGTTCCAGGGCACGATCAAGTCGTCGGTCGCGTTCGGTGCACTGCTGTCGAAGGGCATCGGTGACACGATCCGGGTGTCGCTGTCCGCGCCGCCGGTCGAGGAGGTCAAGGTCGGCCTGCAGATCCTGCAGTCGCTGAACCTGCGCGAGCGCAAGCTCGAGATCGTCTCCTGCCCGTCCTGCGGCCGCGCCCAGGTGGATGTCTACACGCTCGCCGAGCAGGTCACCGCCGGCCTCGAGGGCATGGAGGTTCCGCTCCGCGTCGCCGTCATGGGCTGCGTCGTCAACGGCCCCGGCGAAGCCCGCGAAGCCGACCTAGGCGTTGCCTCCGGCAACGGCAAGGGCCAGATCTTCGTCAAGGGCGAGGTCATCAAGACCGTCCCGGAGTCCGCGATCGTAGAAACCCTCATCGAAGAGGCCATGCGCATCGCCGAAACCATGGAGACCACCGGCGACGCCGGCGAACCCACCGTCACCGTCAGCTGA
- a CDS encoding acyl-CoA dehydrogenase family protein codes for MTVSLDLVDVDSLLSEEEVDVRAAARRFADERLRPALPEWFETGSIPARELAKELGALGFLGMHLTGYGCAGLGPVAYGLACLEIEAADSGMRSLVSVQGSLAMYAIWKYGSDEQKDEWLPRMSAGEAIGCFGLTEPDFGSNPAGMRTNARRDGSGDTDDWVLNGSKMWITNGSVADVAVVWARTDDGVRGFVVPTSTPGFSAPEIKHKMSLRASVTSELVLEDVRLPASAMLPEARGLSGPLGCLNEARFGIIFGAMGAARDCLETAIAYAGERIVFDKPLTAYQLTQAKLADMAVELNKGILLAVHLGRLKEKGTLRPEQVSVGKLNNVREAIAIARECRTILAANGISGEYPIMRHANNLESVLTYEGTSEVHQLVIGQALTGQSAFR; via the coding sequence ATGACCGTCTCTCTGGATCTCGTCGACGTCGACTCTCTTCTGAGCGAGGAGGAGGTTGATGTTCGGGCGGCTGCTCGGCGGTTTGCGGATGAGCGGTTGCGGCCGGCGTTGCCGGAGTGGTTCGAGACGGGGTCGATTCCGGCGCGGGAGTTGGCGAAGGAATTGGGGGCGCTCGGGTTTCTCGGGATGCACCTGACGGGGTACGGATGTGCGGGACTGGGCCCGGTCGCGTACGGGCTTGCCTGCCTGGAGATCGAAGCGGCGGACTCGGGGATGCGGTCGCTCGTGTCGGTGCAGGGATCGCTGGCGATGTACGCGATCTGGAAGTACGGCAGCGACGAGCAGAAGGACGAGTGGCTCCCCCGGATGTCCGCGGGCGAGGCGATCGGCTGCTTCGGGCTGACCGAGCCCGACTTCGGCTCGAACCCGGCCGGTATGCGCACCAACGCCCGCCGCGACGGTTCCGGTGACACGGACGACTGGGTGCTGAACGGCTCGAAGATGTGGATCACCAACGGCTCGGTCGCCGACGTCGCGGTGGTCTGGGCGCGGACCGACGACGGAGTGCGCGGCTTCGTCGTACCGACGTCGACACCTGGCTTCTCGGCGCCGGAGATCAAGCACAAGATGTCGCTGCGGGCATCGGTCACCTCTGAGCTCGTGCTCGAGGACGTACGACTCCCGGCCTCCGCAATGTTGCCCGAGGCACGTGGTTTGTCCGGCCCGCTCGGCTGCCTGAACGAGGCCCGGTTCGGCATCATCTTCGGCGCGATGGGTGCGGCCCGCGACTGCCTCGAGACCGCGATCGCGTACGCCGGTGAGCGGATCGTCTTCGACAAGCCGCTCACGGCGTACCAGCTGACCCAGGCCAAGCTCGCTGACATGGCGGTCGAACTCAACAAGGGCATCCTGCTCGCCGTCCATCTCGGCCGGCTGAAGGAGAAGGGCACGCTCCGCCCCGAGCAGGTCTCGGTCGGCAAGCTGAACAACGTCCGCGAGGCGATCGCGATCGCCCGCGAGTGCCGCACGATCCTGGCGGCGAACGGCATCAGCGGCGAGTACCCGATCATGCGGCACGCCAACAATCTCGAGTCGGTGCTGACCTACGAAGGTACGTCGGAGGTCCACCAGCTCGTCATCGGCCAGGCGCTGACCGGGCAGTCAGCCTTCCGCTAG
- the rny gene encoding ribonuclease Y: protein MTATSVGLALIGLLIAGLLAWIGLTLSRRKAADNSTAQLEAAQLTAGAKSAAELIRRQAEEEAAVLRTRAEAAEQRSEEIRRGAEDRASEVRRDAEQRASDVRREAEAEAQSIRDDLREQRLEMERREHRLTEREERADEQHRAMEQRHAELTAQLAELDRRKLEIKDLEDERRRILEGVANLTTEQAKAELVASIEEEAKRHAHSIVREIERQAQDEGEIKARKIITGAVQRLASEQTSESVVSVVHLPSDDMKGRIIGREGRNIRSFEQTTGVNLIIDDTPEAVLLSCFDPVRRETARLTLDSLVLDGRIHPSRIEEIYERSKGEVAELCERAAEDAMADVGITDLHPELVRTMGLLRYRTSYGQNVLKHLIESAHIAGMMAAELGLDPKLCKRGAFLHDIGKALTHETEGSHAIVGAELARKYGENDDVVHCIEAHHNEVEVRTVEAVLTQAADAVSGGRPGARRESLEAYVQRLERLEEIAMHHEGVEKVFAMQAGREIRVMVLPDAVDDIAAQVMARDIAKQVEEELTYPGQIRVTVVRESRATEVAK, encoded by the coding sequence ATGACTGCGACGTCCGTTGGCCTGGCCCTGATCGGATTGCTGATCGCCGGATTGCTGGCCTGGATCGGCCTGACCCTCTCCCGCCGGAAAGCCGCCGACAACTCGACCGCCCAACTCGAGGCCGCGCAGCTGACCGCCGGCGCCAAGTCCGCCGCCGAGCTGATCCGCCGGCAGGCCGAGGAAGAGGCCGCCGTACTGCGGACGCGTGCCGAGGCGGCCGAGCAGCGCAGCGAGGAGATCCGCCGCGGCGCCGAGGACCGTGCCTCCGAGGTACGACGCGATGCCGAGCAGCGAGCGTCCGACGTACGGCGGGAAGCCGAGGCGGAGGCGCAGTCGATCCGGGACGATCTGCGCGAGCAGCGTCTGGAGATGGAGCGCCGCGAGCATCGGCTGACCGAGCGCGAGGAGCGGGCCGACGAGCAGCACCGTGCGATGGAGCAACGCCACGCCGAACTGACCGCGCAGCTTGCCGAGCTCGACCGGCGCAAGCTCGAGATCAAGGACCTCGAGGACGAGCGCCGCCGGATCCTCGAAGGCGTCGCGAACCTGACCACCGAGCAGGCCAAGGCCGAACTGGTCGCCTCGATCGAGGAAGAAGCCAAACGGCACGCCCACTCGATCGTCCGCGAGATCGAGCGGCAGGCCCAGGACGAGGGCGAGATCAAGGCCCGCAAGATCATCACCGGTGCGGTGCAGCGGCTGGCGTCCGAGCAGACCAGCGAGTCGGTCGTGTCCGTCGTACACCTGCCGAGTGACGACATGAAGGGCCGGATCATCGGGCGCGAGGGCCGCAACATCCGCTCGTTCGAGCAGACGACCGGCGTGAATCTGATCATCGACGACACCCCTGAAGCGGTGCTGCTGTCCTGCTTCGATCCGGTACGCCGGGAAACGGCCCGACTGACGCTGGACTCGCTGGTGCTCGACGGCCGGATCCACCCGAGCCGGATCGAGGAGATCTACGAGCGCAGCAAGGGCGAGGTCGCCGAGCTGTGTGAGCGCGCGGCCGAGGATGCGATGGCCGACGTCGGGATCACGGACCTTCACCCGGAGCTCGTTCGGACGATGGGGCTGCTTCGCTACCGCACGTCGTACGGGCAGAACGTGCTCAAGCACCTGATCGAGTCGGCGCACATTGCCGGAATGATGGCGGCCGAACTCGGGCTCGATCCCAAGCTGTGCAAGCGAGGCGCGTTCCTGCACGACATCGGCAAGGCGCTCACGCACGAGACCGAGGGCAGTCACGCGATCGTCGGGGCCGAGCTTGCCCGCAAGTACGGCGAGAACGACGACGTCGTGCACTGCATCGAGGCGCACCACAACGAGGTCGAGGTGCGGACCGTCGAGGCGGTGCTGACGCAGGCCGCGGATGCGGTCAGCGGCGGGCGGCCCGGGGCGCGGCGCGAATCGTTGGAGGCGTACGTCCAGCGGCTCGAACGGCTCGAGGAGATCGCCATGCACCATGAGGGCGTCGAGAAGGTGTTCGCGATGCAGGCCGGCCGGGAGATCCGGGTGATGGTGCTGCCGGACGCGGTCGACGACATCGCGGCGCAGGTGATGGCGCGGGACATCGCGAAGCAGGTCGAGGAAGAACTCACATACCCGGGTCAGATCAGGGTGACCGTCGTCCGCGAGTCCCGTGCGACCGAGGTGGCGAAGTAG
- a CDS encoding antitoxin, whose product MNDFQEQAKNWLRNVVKQNPDKIKAGVDKAGDLIDKQTGGKYAEKVDAVQQKVGTFVDNQTTDEPGQAAQATQADPTPASTTSESTTAGTAESAQADSSTAEGPKN is encoded by the coding sequence ATGAACGATTTCCAGGAACAGGCGAAGAACTGGCTCCGGAATGTCGTCAAGCAGAACCCGGACAAGATCAAAGCCGGCGTCGACAAGGCCGGCGACCTGATCGACAAGCAGACCGGCGGGAAGTACGCGGAGAAGGTCGACGCGGTCCAGCAGAAGGTCGGCACGTTCGTCGACAACCAGACCACTGACGAGCCGGGTCAAGCAGCCCAGGCCACCCAGGCAGATCCGACGCCCGCGAGCACGACCTCGGAGTCCACCACCGCGGGTACCGCGGAGAGCGCGCAGGCCGACAGCTCGACCGCTGAGGGCCCCAAGAACTGA
- a CDS encoding PIN domain nuclease, whose translation MAGAVYLADTSVYVHQSRSEDVFRRFQSLLAEGRLAACQMAALEYLNNAPDPKWYEKLWGAIQGQRWVDVTTEAMDRALEVHRELAKKSHHRLFRLPDLIIAATAELAGLTVLHYDEDYDRIAKITGQPVEWVAPKGSL comes from the coding sequence ATGGCCGGGGCCGTCTACTTGGCCGACACCTCTGTCTACGTTCACCAATCGCGGTCCGAGGATGTCTTTCGGAGATTTCAGTCGTTGCTCGCCGAGGGCAGACTTGCTGCCTGCCAGATGGCAGCGCTCGAATATCTGAACAACGCTCCGGACCCCAAGTGGTACGAGAAGTTGTGGGGTGCGATCCAAGGGCAACGCTGGGTCGATGTGACCACTGAGGCAATGGACCGGGCGCTGGAGGTGCATCGCGAGCTTGCCAAGAAGAGCCACCATCGGCTCTTCAGACTGCCCGACCTGATCATCGCGGCGACGGCGGAGTTGGCGGGGTTGACGGTTCTGCATTACGACGAGGACTACGACCGGATCGCGAAGATCACCGGACAGCCGGTGGAGTGGGTTGCGCCGAAGGGATCGCTCTGA
- a CDS encoding FHA domain-containing protein: MEPISGFVRAVVGDVAFIFGKGMVNAYLLARRNGVPRPQLDLLVRSHGQFVPLAIPTGTVPAVDRLVGLDEVRPAPLVTVEFTPGDTGAEAHLTANNPVLITITDVSHREYDAVVMTTSLGSAAYAQLPPGYYHVSAVVIDEYAELLQGYGAQHNLHVDKGDDLIVSLSIRTAGVGEIAAALETGPQPVLVGADGDVVPVLDLVRIGRAPDCDVIIDRQEISRHHAELLRIDATSYELRDLGSTNGTHVNGVRVDTALVGDGDEIRLGALPFRLFLA, encoded by the coding sequence ATGGAGCCGATCAGTGGATTCGTGCGCGCCGTGGTGGGGGACGTGGCCTTCATCTTCGGCAAGGGCATGGTGAACGCGTACCTGCTGGCCCGCCGCAACGGAGTGCCGAGGCCGCAACTCGACCTCCTGGTGCGGTCACACGGTCAGTTCGTACCGCTCGCCATCCCGACCGGCACGGTGCCCGCAGTCGACCGACTCGTCGGCCTCGACGAGGTCCGTCCGGCGCCGCTGGTCACCGTCGAGTTCACTCCGGGCGACACCGGCGCCGAGGCGCACCTCACTGCGAACAATCCGGTCCTCATCACGATCACCGACGTCAGTCACCGCGAGTACGACGCCGTAGTCATGACGACGTCGCTCGGCTCAGCGGCGTACGCGCAACTGCCGCCGGGTTACTACCACGTCTCCGCTGTGGTCATCGACGAGTATGCCGAGCTGCTGCAGGGGTACGGCGCTCAGCACAACCTGCACGTGGACAAGGGCGACGACCTGATCGTCTCGCTGTCGATCCGCACTGCCGGGGTCGGTGAGATCGCGGCCGCGCTGGAGACCGGACCGCAACCGGTGCTCGTGGGGGCGGACGGTGACGTCGTACCCGTGCTCGACCTGGTCCGGATCGGACGCGCCCCGGACTGCGACGTGATCATCGACCGTCAGGAGATCAGCCGGCACCACGCGGAGCTGCTGCGCATCGATGCGACCAGTTACGAGCTGCGCGACCTCGGCTCGACCAACGGCACGCACGTAAACGGTGTCCGGGTCGACACTGCGTTGGTGGGCGACGGCGACGAGATCCGCCTCGGGGCGCTCCCGTTCCGGCTGTTCCTCGCCTGA
- a CDS encoding DUF6458 family protein → MRIGAGIALVVIGAVLAFAVRDTSDTFNLTALGIIIMLGGAAGIWLSYRLANQRRRTDRPIIDPEVEAQYRTAPPERVADETIDVTPTHYRRPRS, encoded by the coding sequence ATGCGGATCGGGGCCGGGATCGCACTCGTCGTGATCGGCGCTGTCCTCGCGTTCGCCGTACGGGACACGTCCGACACGTTCAACCTGACCGCTCTCGGGATCATCATCATGCTCGGCGGAGCTGCCGGCATCTGGCTGTCGTACCGCCTGGCCAACCAGCGCCGGCGTACCGACCGGCCGATCATCGACCCGGAGGTCGAGGCGCAGTACCGCACGGCCCCGCCGGAACGCGTTGCCGACGAGACCATCGACGTCACGCCGACGCACTACCGGCGGCCACGCAGCTAG
- a CDS encoding RIP metalloprotease, with translation MTVLLTTLGIVLFVVGVLISVALHEMGHMLPAKAFGMKVTQFFVGFGRTIWSTKRGETEYGIKAIPAGGFVRIIGMLPPGKGQDPTKIRKANTGPIQSMVENARSAEYETISPEDDGRLFYQKVWWKKLIVMASGPLVNVVIAFVLFGGLYMLYGTPVAQTTVSTVTDCVIPASQATADRKCTDTDKVSPAKDAGFQVGDKIVSFNGTQISSWDQLTPLIRANTDKPATIVVERNGAQKTLQTNTILNQVQESATSDKLVSVGFLGISPTEKVERQSFGFVVDQMGKLTVSTVQALGKFPEKLVGVAKSIVGGQRDQDSPMSVVGASRVAGEVASSDLGVGQKIATGILLLASLNLFLALFNFIPLLPLDGGHMIGAIWEGIRRGLAKLFRRPDPGYVDVAKLLPIAYVAASVIVVMGVLLVIADIVNPIKLFNG, from the coding sequence ATGACTGTGCTTCTCACCACTCTCGGCATCGTGCTGTTCGTTGTCGGGGTGCTGATCTCGGTGGCGCTGCATGAGATGGGCCACATGCTCCCGGCGAAGGCCTTCGGGATGAAGGTCACGCAGTTCTTCGTCGGCTTCGGCCGTACCATCTGGTCGACCAAACGCGGCGAGACGGAGTACGGCATCAAGGCGATCCCGGCCGGCGGGTTCGTCCGGATCATCGGGATGCTGCCGCCGGGCAAGGGGCAGGACCCGACCAAGATCCGCAAGGCGAACACCGGCCCGATCCAGTCGATGGTCGAGAACGCGCGGTCCGCGGAGTACGAGACGATCTCGCCCGAGGACGACGGCCGGCTCTTCTACCAGAAGGTGTGGTGGAAGAAGCTGATCGTGATGGCGTCCGGGCCGCTGGTCAACGTGGTGATCGCGTTCGTGCTGTTCGGCGGGCTGTACATGCTCTACGGGACGCCGGTCGCGCAGACCACGGTCTCCACCGTGACCGACTGCGTGATCCCGGCCAGCCAGGCCACGGCGGACCGGAAGTGCACCGACACCGACAAGGTGTCGCCGGCCAAGGACGCCGGCTTCCAGGTCGGCGACAAGATCGTCTCGTTCAACGGCACGCAGATCAGCAGCTGGGACCAGCTCACGCCGCTGATCCGCGCGAACACCGACAAGCCGGCCACGATCGTTGTCGAGCGCAACGGTGCGCAGAAGACCCTGCAGACCAACACGATCCTGAACCAGGTGCAGGAGAGCGCGACCTCCGACAAGCTCGTCTCGGTCGGCTTCCTCGGCATCTCCCCGACCGAGAAGGTGGAGCGGCAGAGCTTCGGCTTCGTCGTCGACCAGATGGGCAAGCTGACCGTCAGCACCGTGCAGGCGCTCGGCAAGTTCCCGGAGAAGCTGGTCGGGGTCGCCAAGTCGATCGTCGGCGGTCAGCGCGACCAGGACAGCCCGATGAGCGTCGTCGGCGCCAGCCGGGTCGCGGGTGAGGTCGCCTCCAGCGATCTCGGCGTCGGCCAGAAGATCGCCACCGGGATCCTGCTGCTCGCCTCGCTGAACCTGTTCCTTGCCCTGTTCAACTTCATCCCGCTGCTGCCGCTGGACGGCGGCCACATGATCGGCGCGATCTGGGAAGGCATCCGGCGCGGCCTCGCCAAGCTGTTCCGCCGGCCCGACCCCGGGTACGTCGACGTGGCCAAACTGCTCCCGATCGCGTACGTCGCGGCGAGTGTGATCGTGGTGATGGGCGTGCTGCTCGTCATCGCCGACATCGTGAACCCCATCAAGCTGTTCAACGGATAA